The window TCGAGGTCTGTAATGAGGTGCTCTCGCGCCTGCGCCTGCGCCTGGCCGAACGCCTGAAGTTGATCGACCCCCAGGAATTGGCCTTCTGCTGGGTGGTTGACTTCCCGCTGCTGAGCTATAACGAGGAGGAAGGGCGCTACGAGGCCGAACATAATCCCTTCTCCGGCATGCGCGAGGAGGATGTGCCTTTGCTGGAGACGGAGCCGCTGAAGGTGCGTTCGCGCCAGTACGATATCATTTGCAATGGCTCCGAGATTGGTGGGGGGAGTGTCCGTATCAATGTCGCTTCGCTCCTCCACAAGGTTTTCTCCTTGATGAATTATAGCGATGAGCAGATTCGCGAGCGCTTTGGCCATATGCTGGAGGCCTTCGAATACGGCGCTCCTCCCCACGGAGGCATCGCTCTGGGCCTGGACCGCCTGGTGATGATCCTCGCCGATGAACAGACGATTCGCGAGGTGATCGCCTTCCCCAAGTCGCAGAGCGCTCAGGATCTGCTGCTGAACGCTCCTTCACCTGTGGATGAGCAGCAGCTGCGCGAGCTTCACCTCCAGGTGCGAACCGAGGAGGCAGCTCCCCAACCTCCTGCCCAGAGCTGAGGGACATATCCTCACGCTGCAAGCGCTGTACAGGTCCTGCGGGCAGCCAACCCTGCTACGAAGAAACTGGGGTTGCTCCTGCCCGCAGATGCTGCTTCGACCATTGCCCCCTTAGTCTACTGCTTTTTCTCTATAGACAATTAATTGAAGGTTAATATTTATATGCATCCGAATTTGCTAATATTATCTAGTAAAATTTGCATCTTTTTCTTGCCCAAAAATTCGCTTGTGAGTTAACGATAGATTTCTCCTTAATACGATTTGGATAGGCAAGTATACTGGAAGTAGATCCCCCCAGATCTAGAGAAAGTTTCAAATCACCCGGATGGGAGGATGGAAGGAGAAGAAGACAATGGCCACAACGAATCAGGGAAACACAACTCGCAATACACAGTCAGGTTCAACGGGATCACTGAGCGTCTTGAGTCGGCAGTCGGGTTCATCTCATCACTCGTCGGTAGGGGTGGGACCCAAGTTTGTGCCGGCTCTCAGCGAAGACGAAGCCATTGGCCAGGCTCGCTTGCTGAAGGCGCTGGCCGACCCCACTCGCCTGCGCATTCTGAGCCTGTTAAGTCGCTATGAAGGGGAGGTGTGTGTCTTTGAGATTGTGGAAAGCTTCACTCTGGAGCAACCGACTATCTCGCATCATCTCCGTATTTTGCGGGATGCGGGCCTGGTGGATTGCCGCAAAAAGGGCCTCTGGGCTTATTACTATGTGCGTCGCGAGGCCCTGAACCGTGCTCGGGATGTGATCAGCGGCATTGTCTCTTAGCCTGGCCTGATCCGCTCTGACTTGTCTCTGGGCTGGAATGCCTGGCTGTCTCAATGCCTGCCCAGCCCTACTCTGCTCTGCTCTCCTCTAGATCGCGCTGGCTGCTCCCTGGGGGGCTGCTTCCTGCCAGCCTGTGTGGCTGGCCTTTTGCTGGTCCCCACGGGGGTCAGGTCTGGAGCGGGGCAAGACACGCTGCCTGCTTCTCCCTGGCTGACTGGCTGACTGACCAGCGCTGCAGAGCGAGACCAGTGGCGGGTGGACTGAAGGGCCAGGCGGGCCCGCCCGGGCCTGGGTGGCCAGACCGACAGCGCTGCAGCCTCACCTGGGGGCCTCCATGACAGAAAGAATTGCCCGGCGTCCGTAGTAGTGCTGGGGGTCTTCCTTTCCTCTGCATGGAGCCGCCCCCAAATTCTCCGTACTGGTCAATTCCCCTCTTGACAAGGCTCAAAATTTTTTGTATCCTACAAGGCGGAAACGATAAGTGGTAAGTGTGCCTGTAGCTCAGTGGATAGAGCGTTGGCCTGCGGAGCCAAAGGTCAGAGGTTCGAACCCTCTCAGGCACGCCGATCGATAAGCCCTGATCATTGGCGGTGATCAGGGCCTTTTTCTTTGTCTCTGGCCCGGTTTGGGGCCGAGGCTGACCTCGACGGGCAGTCTGACTGTGAGGTCTCTGCGCGGTGTCCTGCCTGGGCGAGAGGCCAGGCAGCCGCCAGGTTGCAGCCCTCCCTCCTCCCTGCTAGAATCGAAGCTACACGGCTGTGAGGCAACTGCTGCTGCTTGAGGAGCTTTGTCTTGTGGGAACTGCGCTCAGTCTCGGTCTCGGTCAGGGGGACAGCCTTATCCTCCTGCCAGCCTCGCGGGCCGTTGGAGTGTCGCCGTGACTCAGAGCTGGTTCTGTCGCTACCTGTCTCGGGCATGCTGGTGCCCTACCTGGGAGTGTCTTGCCGGTTGGTGCCAGGTGCTGGGGCTTACGGGCATGACGAGGTATCGCCTCTTCAGGTGGCGACGCAGGCTCCTGCTCGGGTGGCGGCAAGACCAATCTGTAGGGAGCACTGTTGCAAGCTCAATGGAGAACAAACAAACCTTGCTCTTTGTGCGTCATGGCCAGACTTCCTGGAACGTTGAGCATCGCCTGCCTGGACGCTTGCCTGGTATTCCTCTGACCGATCAAGGGCGGCAGCAGGTGGCGCGCCTGGCTGATGCCTTGAGTGTGCTACCGATCAGTGCCATTATCAGCAGTCCGCTGGAGCGGGCGCGTGATACGGCTGAGATTCTGGCTCAGGCTTGGGGTCTGGAGGTTTGGCTGGAGCCTGATTTGATGGATACCGATGTGGGGCACTGGGCTGGTGAGCGTTACGATGAGCTGTTCAAGAAAGATCCCGCCTGGAAGGCGTTTGTGCA is drawn from Thermogemmatispora onikobensis and contains these coding sequences:
- a CDS encoding ArsR/SmtB family transcription factor — translated: MATTNQGNTTRNTQSGSTGSLSVLSRQSGSSHHSSVGVGPKFVPALSEDEAIGQARLLKALADPTRLRILSLLSRYEGEVCVFEIVESFTLEQPTISHHLRILRDAGLVDCRKKGLWAYYYVRREALNRARDVISGIVS